In Chryseobacterium camelliae, one DNA window encodes the following:
- a CDS encoding T9SS type A sorting domain-containing protein, translating to MRKILFVSLMLLSLWSWGQATLPFTYDGGRSGLPTGLSQTGLGTDYNNSPKMKFDDSGDFVVLNFTGAGSTLSYKISNNGISGNFKFQILQSADGTNYTSIRDITTLSSGSTIFTDNVSSSAKYIKWVYTTKATGNIGLGAINLSAQASDPNLSISGTASNGSVCPNTAASAVTYTITNNGTIDATGINIASSDSQFVVSGLSATTVTANGGTATFNVIFTPTASGSKSSTLTVSSSTSGSNSPTYTISGTGTASVSALVSTNAATSLSYNEAVMNGNVTTVGACPASSEKGFVYGTTSGTYGSPIPVGSTVSTGSYNYNLTSLSQGTTYYYKAYVKDTNGNYVYGSERSFTTLVPASQIAFVNMPTSGYTTVSLPAFSIEARTPSNTVDTSYSGTVSLSKTSGSGVMSGTLSNISFVNGIANFNDVKFDTADTYVISATAGNLPTVASGNIVITTGDIYQKITSITDLTDGDYIIADANDAVIATNVVTNGTYATTAVTVNNNAIVNTNTNTVWHITNLGSNYSIQNVNNTKYLAYSGSSTNLAAGNSVSDNSQKWIITYNTDHFTVASVQDNSRILKYNSALSTPGFKAYTSATTAPEVSLYKKITTTTWSSANGSGSWSNGSPSAGTDAIITNNYSTSSNPAFTARNITIKNGGVLEITSGNTINAVDVTIENGGNLIQRDGSTLNNTGTFNVLKTGASALNKYAFWSSPVVSQNLSNIYGSTTPAFITEYDTATDYFVNASSTAAVTGKAYSIKTPSANASLTFSGTPVNGNQTFTLSTAGNGFNLIGNPYASNLDLNAFYTANSGKISNTFYFWDNTSNSVTTQSGSTTTNVGYAAYNPASQAWVPAPNITSVPAGNTASIGQGFIVKATNTADTSLNFTNDMRVANQGAYFNKSTVNAAEGKFWLQLTSSYGTSNTVVVAYLSQASNTYDQYDSKAIASGSDAFYTLADAQNLIIQGRGNFDINDTVPVGAKHFESGDFVISMIKKEGLFNNGQPVFLHDKVMNTYTNLQGNSYHFTASAGEVSNRFEIVYKDQNVLSVHDDSKKETFEVYRSGEEFVVRNDKNIQSVEVYDASGRMVLQLKDNKTTVNFRLNINGTYVIKAVSAGKEYSRKIIK from the coding sequence TTGAGGAAGATACTGTTTGTATCTTTGATGCTGCTCTCGCTATGGAGCTGGGGGCAGGCTACATTACCATTTACATACGATGGCGGAAGGTCAGGCCTTCCTACAGGTCTTTCGCAGACCGGGTTAGGTACAGATTACAACAATTCTCCTAAAATGAAATTTGATGATTCTGGAGATTTTGTAGTATTGAATTTTACAGGTGCAGGATCTACTTTAAGTTACAAAATTTCAAATAATGGAATATCCGGAAATTTTAAATTCCAGATCTTACAGTCTGCTGACGGAACTAATTACACTTCAATAAGAGATATTACTACTTTATCTTCCGGTAGTACTATCTTTACAGATAATGTAAGTTCCTCAGCGAAATACATAAAATGGGTTTACACCACTAAAGCAACTGGTAATATTGGCCTAGGAGCAATAAACTTATCCGCTCAGGCAAGTGATCCTAATCTATCAATTTCAGGAACAGCATCTAACGGTTCTGTTTGCCCTAACACAGCTGCTTCAGCGGTTACCTACACAATTACAAATAATGGAACTATAGATGCTACAGGTATAAATATAGCATCCAGTGATTCTCAATTTGTCGTTTCTGGCCTTTCAGCTACAACTGTAACTGCAAATGGTGGCACTGCTACTTTTAATGTAATATTTACGCCTACAGCTTCCGGATCCAAATCTTCGACATTGACCGTTAGCAGTTCGACATCAGGAAGTAATAGTCCAACCTACACCATCTCCGGTACAGGAACTGCATCAGTGTCTGCTCTGGTCTCTACAAATGCAGCAACATCATTATCATATAATGAAGCTGTAATGAACGGTAATGTTACAACTGTTGGGGCTTGCCCTGCTTCTTCAGAAAAAGGATTTGTATATGGCACTACTTCTGGAACCTACGGCTCGCCAATTCCAGTAGGATCTACCGTATCTACCGGTTCTTATAACTATAATCTGACATCTTTATCACAAGGAACTACCTATTATTATAAAGCATATGTAAAAGATACCAATGGTAATTATGTATATGGTTCTGAGCGTAGTTTTACAACATTGGTTCCGGCTTCGCAGATTGCTTTTGTAAATATGCCAACTTCAGGATATACAACTGTAAGTTTGCCTGCATTCTCTATTGAAGCCCGTACACCTTCCAATACGGTAGATACTTCATATTCTGGTACCGTATCTCTTTCTAAAACAAGTGGTTCAGGAGTTATGTCAGGAACATTGTCAAATATATCTTTCGTTAACGGTATTGCAAATTTTAATGATGTGAAATTTGATACGGCAGATACTTATGTTATTTCGGCAACTGCTGGTAACTTACCAACTGTAGCATCAGGAAACATTGTCATAACAACAGGAGATATCTATCAGAAAATTACATCTATTACAGATTTGACAGATGGAGATTATATAATAGCTGATGCAAATGATGCTGTAATAGCCACAAATGTTGTAACCAATGGTACATATGCTACTACTGCTGTAACCGTAAATAATAATGCAATTGTAAATACCAACACAAATACAGTTTGGCATATAACTAACTTAGGTTCAAACTACAGTATACAAAATGTGAATAATACTAAATATCTTGCTTACAGTGGTAGTTCAACAAATTTAGCTGCAGGTAATAGTGTGTCAGATAACTCCCAAAAATGGATCATCACATACAATACGGATCACTTTACCGTTGCCAGTGTCCAGGATAACTCAAGGATTCTAAAATACAATTCAGCATTATCAACGCCAGGATTTAAAGCCTATACGTCAGCGACTACAGCACCTGAAGTAAGTCTTTATAAAAAGATTACAACGACTACTTGGAGCTCTGCAAATGGAAGCGGATCATGGTCGAACGGATCTCCTTCTGCAGGTACAGATGCAATCATAACAAATAATTACTCTACTTCATCAAATCCAGCATTTACTGCAAGGAATATTACGATTAAAAATGGAGGTGTTCTCGAAATTACTTCAGGAAATACAATTAATGCCGTAGATGTAACAATTGAGAACGGAGGAAATCTTATACAAAGAGATGGCTCCACATTGAACAATACGGGAACCTTTAATGTTTTAAAAACAGGAGCAAGTGCCCTAAATAAATATGCTTTCTGGTCTTCGCCGGTAGTATCTCAGAACCTGTCAAACATTTACGGATCTACTACACCTGCATTTATTACGGAATACGATACTGCAACAGACTATTTCGTTAATGCAAGCTCAACGGCTGCAGTGACAGGTAAAGCGTATTCCATTAAGACTCCATCTGCTAATGCATCATTGACATTCTCAGGTACGCCTGTAAATGGGAATCAGACATTTACATTGTCTACTGCAGGGAATGGATTTAATTTGATTGGCAATCCATATGCTTCAAATCTTGATCTTAATGCATTTTACACCGCAAATTCCGGTAAAATATCCAATACATTTTATTTCTGGGATAATACAAGCAATTCTGTTACGACGCAAAGTGGATCGACCACAACAAATGTAGGATATGCTGCATACAACCCTGCGTCTCAGGCCTGGGTTCCGGCACCGAATATCACTAGTGTTCCTGCAGGGAATACAGCAAGCATTGGTCAGGGCTTTATTGTAAAAGCTACCAATACTGCCGATACATCATTGAATTTTACGAATGACATGAGGGTGGCAAACCAGGGTGCCTACTTTAACAAATCCACGGTTAATGCCGCAGAAGGAAAATTCTGGCTTCAGCTGACTTCTTCATATGGTACTAGCAATACGGTTGTGGTTGCTTACCTTTCCCAGGCTTCTAATACATACGATCAGTATGATTCTAAAGCAATCGCTTCAGGGTCGGATGCATTTTACACATTAGCAGATGCACAGAATCTGATCATTCAGGGTAGGGGCAACTTCGATATAAACGATACAGTTCCTGTAGGTGCCAAGCATTTTGAGAGCGGTGATTTCGTAATCTCCATGATCAAAAAAGAAGGATTATTCAACAACGGCCAGCCTGTTTTCCTTCATGATAAAGTAATGAATACTTACACGAATCTTCAGGGCAACAGCTATCATTTTACAGCTTCTGCAGGAGAGGTTTCAAACCGGTTTGAAATTGTTTATAAAGACCAGAACGTACTTTCTGTACATGATGATTCAAAGAAAGAGACATTTGAAGTATACAGAAGCGGGGAAGAATTCGTAGTGAGGAATGATAAAAATATTCAGTCTGTCGAAGTATACGACGCTTCGGGAAGAATGGTTCTTCAGCTAAAGGATAATAAAACGACAGTGAATTTCAGATTGAATATTAACGGTACTTATGTAATAAAAGCTGTTTCTGCAGGTAAGGAATACAGCAGAAAAATAATTAAATAA
- a CDS encoding regulatory protein RecX, translating to MEKKSFTYEEIKQKLVNYCVYQDRCHAEVEQKMREFLLIDEAKEEIMLYLLKENYLNEERFTRSYIRGKFYIKHWGRNKIRMNLKQKQVPEKLINKCFDEIDDEDYRVAIKKMYDNYYAKHIDLNEYQRKIKTIKHIIGKGFEYDAIINSIEE from the coding sequence ATGGAAAAGAAGTCTTTTACTTATGAAGAAATAAAACAGAAACTGGTCAACTACTGCGTGTATCAGGACCGTTGCCATGCTGAAGTAGAGCAGAAGATGCGGGAATTTTTACTTATTGATGAAGCAAAAGAGGAAATCATGCTTTACCTCCTGAAAGAAAACTATCTTAATGAAGAAAGGTTTACAAGAAGCTACATCAGGGGAAAGTTTTACATCAAACACTGGGGCAGAAACAAAATAAGGATGAACCTCAAACAGAAACAAGTACCTGAAAAACTGATTAATAAGTGTTTTGATGAGATTGATGATGAGGATTATAGAGTAGCGATCAAGAAAATGTATGATAATTATTATGCTAAGCATATAGATTTAAATGAATACCAAAGAAAAATTAAAACGATAAAACATATCATAGGAAAGGGATTTGAGTATGATGCTATTATAAATTCTATAGAAGAATAA
- a CDS encoding UDP-N-acetylglucosamine 4,6-dehydratase family protein, translating into MKKLNDAFRALYRGDNLLKMTELRYLPRWLVIVIDVLIVFFSIFLAYFFLKKLNIRVNFASYSLQKRIIIITVNILFMFVFKTYAGIIRHSTFFDFFKILLASGSTLFTLLLINYCFELSVGTSLYLYPSLFLYFFISVSIMFFFRIFTKQFFNMLMDIKGNASKIRVAVVGVGDVSVSLARAIVHNPSYPYQLAGFLTNRSDSNRALLLGHKIYNQEQIVKNQHLIKQFDAVLIIKEIMTKSDLEEWMTFALDRGLKVLKAPSLSKMRDTDLVGGIRQLQIEDLLNRKPIKIENEEVKRRHFEKNVLVTGGAGSIGSEIVRQVAQFAPSLIVVLDQAESPLYELELELLEKFPEQDFKFILADISNSYRLEKVFETYGFSMVYHAAAYKHVPIIEDNPHEAVFVNILGTKNVALLSKKYKVNRFVMVSTDKAVNPTNVMGASKRAAELFVQSLQNSEGNITKFITTRFGNVLGSNGSVIPHFRRQIEKGGPVTITHPDIIRYFMTIPEACELVLQAGTMGNGAEIYVFDMGEPVKILDLAKRMIKLSGYTPDIDIKITFVGLRPGEKLYEELLSNNTTTIPTHHDKIMISKDPYMSFEDIDLLVIQIIKAAVKRNKLEVVRILKNIVPEFISNNSEFELLDHQKSEDLISEDI; encoded by the coding sequence ATGAAAAAGCTAAATGACGCTTTTAGGGCATTGTATAGGGGCGACAATCTATTGAAGATGACGGAACTGAGATATCTGCCCCGCTGGTTGGTTATTGTTATTGATGTTTTAATTGTATTTTTTTCCATATTTCTGGCTTATTTCTTTTTAAAAAAGCTTAATATACGGGTTAATTTTGCATCTTATAGTCTTCAGAAAAGAATTATTATCATAACAGTAAATATCCTGTTTATGTTTGTTTTTAAAACGTATGCAGGGATTATACGGCATTCAACTTTTTTCGACTTCTTTAAAATATTGTTAGCCTCTGGTTCTACTTTATTTACTTTACTGCTTATCAATTATTGTTTTGAATTATCAGTTGGTACATCGCTATATCTGTATCCAAGTTTATTTTTATATTTCTTTATTTCTGTTTCGATCATGTTCTTTTTCAGGATTTTCACGAAGCAGTTTTTCAATATGCTGATGGATATCAAAGGGAACGCTTCCAAGATAAGAGTTGCCGTAGTAGGAGTAGGAGATGTTTCTGTATCGTTGGCCAGAGCAATTGTTCATAATCCAAGTTATCCATATCAGCTTGCCGGCTTTCTAACGAACCGATCAGATTCTAATAGGGCATTGTTATTAGGACATAAAATTTATAATCAGGAACAAATTGTAAAAAATCAACATTTGATTAAACAGTTTGATGCAGTGCTTATTATAAAAGAAATCATGACTAAAAGCGATTTGGAAGAGTGGATGACTTTTGCTTTAGACAGAGGCCTGAAAGTGCTCAAAGCTCCATCGCTAAGTAAGATGAGAGATACAGATCTGGTAGGAGGAATCAGGCAACTGCAGATTGAAGACCTGCTTAACCGCAAGCCTATTAAGATTGAAAATGAAGAGGTAAAAAGAAGGCATTTTGAAAAAAATGTTCTTGTTACAGGAGGAGCGGGCTCTATTGGCAGCGAGATTGTAAGACAGGTAGCACAGTTTGCGCCTTCCTTAATTGTTGTATTAGATCAGGCAGAATCACCTTTATATGAATTGGAACTGGAACTGCTTGAAAAATTTCCTGAGCAAGACTTTAAATTTATTCTGGCAGACATATCCAATAGTTACAGACTGGAGAAAGTATTTGAAACTTATGGATTTTCAATGGTATATCATGCGGCAGCTTATAAGCATGTACCTATTATAGAAGACAATCCTCATGAAGCTGTTTTTGTAAATATATTAGGGACCAAAAATGTTGCGCTGTTATCCAAGAAATATAAAGTCAACCGTTTTGTAATGGTTTCTACGGACAAGGCTGTAAATCCTACCAATGTAATGGGAGCCTCCAAAAGAGCAGCAGAGCTTTTCGTACAGTCATTACAGAATTCTGAAGGCAATATTACCAAATTTATTACGACGCGCTTTGGGAATGTTTTAGGTTCCAATGGATCGGTAATTCCACATTTCAGAAGGCAGATTGAAAAAGGAGGACCGGTAACTATTACCCATCCGGATATCATCAGATACTTTATGACTATTCCTGAAGCCTGCGAATTGGTACTGCAGGCTGGTACTATGGGAAATGGTGCTGAGATTTATGTATTTGATATGGGCGAGCCTGTAAAAATCCTTGACCTTGCCAAACGTATGATCAAGCTCTCAGGATATACTCCGGATATTGATATAAAAATTACATTTGTGGGACTTCGCCCCGGAGAGAAACTTTATGAGGAACTATTAAGCAATAACACGACTACGATTCCTACCCATCATGATAAAATAATGATTTCCAAGGATCCGTATATGAGTTTTGAAGATATAGACTTGCTGGTAATTCAGATCATAAAGGCAGCTGTTAAAAGGAATAAATTAGAGGTCGTAAGGATTTTGAAAAATATTGTTCCGGAATTTATAAGTAATAATTCAGAATTTGAATTGTTGGATCATCAGAAAAGCGAAGATCTTATTAGTGAGGATATTTGA